The Candidatus Pantoea soli genome window below encodes:
- the secE gene encoding preprotein translocase subunit SecE, whose product MSANTEAQGSGRGLEAIKWVAVIALLLVAIVGNYLYRDVTLPLRALAVVVLIAAAGGIALLTTKGKATVAFAREARTEMRKVIWPTRQETLHTTLIVAAVTAVMSLILWGLDGILVRLVSFITGLRF is encoded by the coding sequence ATGAGTGCGAATACCGAAGCTCAAGGGAGCGGGCGCGGCCTGGAAGCGATAAAGTGGGTGGCTGTGATCGCATTGCTGCTGGTAGCAATCGTCGGTAACTACCTTTATCGCGATGTAACACTGCCTTTACGCGCGCTGGCTGTGGTCGTGCTGATCGCTGCGGCAGGCGGCATTGCGTTGCTGACAACCAAAGGCAAGGCAACCGTTGCTTTTGCACGTGAAGCAAGAACCGAAATGCGTAAGGTCATCTGGCCAACTCGCCAGGAAACATTGCACACCACGTTAATCGTTGCCGCGGTTACCGCCGTGATGTCACTGATTTTGTGGGGGCTGGATGGTATTCTGGTCCGTCTGGTATCGTTTATTACTGGCCTGAGGTTCTGA
- the nusG gene encoding transcription termination/antitermination protein NusG translates to MSEAPKKRWYVVQAFSGFEARVAKSLQEHIKLHNMEELFGEVMVPTEEVVEIRGGQRRKSERKFFPGYVLVQMVMNDASWHLVRSVPRVMGFIGGTSDRPAPISDKEVDAIMNRLQQVGDKPRPKTLFEPGEMVRVNDGPFADFNGVVEEVDYEKSRLKVSVSIFGRATPVELDFAQVEKG, encoded by the coding sequence ATGTCTGAAGCTCCAAAAAAACGCTGGTACGTCGTTCAGGCGTTTTCCGGTTTTGAAGCCCGCGTAGCGAAGTCGCTGCAAGAGCATATCAAACTGCACAACATGGAAGAACTGTTTGGCGAAGTCATGGTGCCGACTGAAGAAGTCGTTGAAATCCGTGGCGGTCAGCGTCGCAAAAGCGAACGCAAATTCTTCCCTGGTTACGTACTGGTACAGATGGTGATGAATGACGCCAGCTGGCACTTAGTGCGCAGTGTACCGCGTGTAATGGGCTTCATTGGTGGTACCTCTGATCGTCCGGCACCGATCAGCGATAAAGAAGTCGATGCGATCATGAACCGCCTGCAGCAGGTCGGTGATAAGCCGCGTCCAAAAACGCTGTTCGAACCGGGCGAAATGGTGCGCGTCAACGACGGTCCATTTGCCGATTTCAACGGTGTGGTCGAAGAAGTGGATTACGAGAAAAGCCGCCTGAAGGTATCGGTATCCATCTTCGGTCGTGCAACGCCGGTTGAACTGGATTTTGCACAGGTGGAGAAAGGTTAA